AATGTCCGTCCCCCAAACCACGCCATAAAGGAAAAGGACTGCCGTCAGGCCGAGCCGATCCTCCCCGCGCAGCACGATCACCGGCAGGCACACCACCGCCGCGCACAAGACACCGGCAGCCGACCAGCCCGCGGGCCGCGCAAAGGCAGCGCAGACAAGCACGCCGGCGACCAGAAGCGGCAGGGCAAGGGCGCTTTCGTGGATCATCAGGGCGGCCACCCCGGTACACAAGGTCGCTCCCGCACCGATCACATAGGGGACGCGCGGGCCGATGCTGGCGACCTTGGCCCATTCATAGGCCACGCTGGCAGCGGCACACAGCCAGAGAGCCGCGAACAGGGAGCCGCCCCAATAGGTGAGGCCCAGCACCAGAGGTGCCAGAACCAGCGCGGAAAGCGTGCGCTGCTTGAGATCGGGATTGCCGCTCACGAGCGCGCGCTACCGGTGCGCGCGGTCACGCCTCCGAACCGCCGGTCACGGCGGGCGAACTCCTCGATCGCCTGCTCAAGGGCGGCCCGGTCGAAGTCCGGCCAATAAATGGGCAGGAAGACCAACTCGGAATAGGCCGCCTGCCACAGGAGAAAATTGGAGAGCCTCTGCTCGCCACTGGTGCGCACGATGAGATCGGGGTCGGGAATGCCAGACGTGTGCAGGTGCGCGCCCACAAGGTCAGCTGTGACGTCGTCAG
This genomic interval from Aquabacter sp. L1I39 contains the following:
- a CDS encoding phosphatidate cytidylyltransferase is translated as MSGNPDLKQRTLSALVLAPLVLGLTYWGGSLFAALWLCAAASVAYEWAKVASIGPRVPYVIGAGATLCTGVAALMIHESALALPLLVAGVLVCAAFARPAGWSAAGVLCAAVVCLPVIVLRGEDRLGLTAVLFLYGVVWGTDIGAYFAGRAIGGPKLAPHLSPNKTWSGAVGGALIGTAAGCGLLVASGLYMAPVLVVLGAFISIASQAGDLAESAFKRAFGVKDTSRLIPGHGGVLDRVDGFMAAALLAFLIGFAHNPASPAAGLLLW